From Woronichinia naegeliana WA131, the proteins below share one genomic window:
- a CDS encoding thioredoxin domain-containing protein codes for MRLAITNKILTFLPSMTSSMHIKFYQYEMDLLCKKLALFNSVDNRFYSSLTLFKFLVCSIFLVMLTWPVSSRADTPDLEQKVLQIIRNHPEILIQSIQTYQREKAGKQQQERQAFLERMKTNPQSVIGQSPIKGSPQSKIILIEFSDFQCPYCAQAQEPIRQFIEKHGNDVALIYKNIPLTAVHPNAMSAAKAAWAAGQQGKFWQYHDALFSHQDKLGEALYLSIAQELGIDINQFNHDRHSSSADAFIKKDTDLAESMGIPGTPFIIINGEVLNGQVQAASLDKLLEKILSTATP; via the coding sequence TTGCGACTTGCCATTACTAATAAAATTCTAACTTTCTTACCTAGCATGACTTCAAGTATGCATATTAAATTCTATCAGTATGAAATGGACTTGCTATGTAAAAAATTGGCATTATTTAACTCAGTAGATAATCGCTTTTATAGTTCATTAACTCTATTTAAATTTCTTGTTTGTTCTATTTTTCTCGTGATGTTAACTTGGCCAGTTTCAAGTCGAGCAGATACACCAGACTTGGAGCAAAAAGTTTTACAGATTATACGAAATCATCCCGAAATACTAATTCAGTCGATCCAGACATACCAACGTGAGAAGGCGGGAAAACAGCAGCAAGAAAGACAGGCATTTTTAGAGAGAATGAAGACAAATCCTCAGAGTGTGATAGGTCAATCTCCTATTAAAGGCTCTCCGCAAAGCAAGATTATCCTTATAGAATTTTCTGACTTTCAATGTCCATACTGCGCACAGGCTCAGGAACCGATAAGGCAGTTTATTGAAAAGCATGGAAATGATGTAGCACTAATCTATAAAAATATCCCACTTACAGCAGTTCATCCTAATGCAATGTCTGCTGCAAAAGCAGCTTGGGCGGCAGGTCAACAGGGAAAATTTTGGCAGTACCACGATGCATTATTTTCACATCAAGATAAATTGGGAGAGGCCTTATATCTGTCGATTGCTCAGGAATTGGGGATAGATATTAATCAGTTTAATCATGATCGACATAGCAGTTCTGCTGATGCTTTCATTAAAAAAGATACTGATTTAGCAGAAAGTATGGGAATTCCAGGAACTCCTTTTATTATAATAAATGGAGAAGTGCTCAATGGACAAGTTCAAGCGGCGAGTTTAGACAAATTATTAGAGAAAATTTTATCGACGGCGACTCCATAA
- the recJ gene encoding single-stranded-DNA-specific exonuclease RecJ produces MMTPSLPRQRWKIAPEDLQAVQTLVTETGLSSLLAQVLINRGITTPALAQIYCQPENQHLPDPLMEFPDLSKSVELLTIAIREKQKIAICGDYDADGMTSTALLLRALRHLGADVDYAIPSRMRDGYGINERIVREFAASGIQLILTVDNGIAAYGAIALAVDLGLRVIITDHHDLPEKLPPADAILNPKLLPEISPYYGIAGVGVAYILAIATAQKLEKIKGLTESLLELYTLGTIADLAPLVGVNRRWLKRGLKRLPHSQIKGIQALIQLAGVNDQQKALKPDDIGFRLGPRINAIGRIGDPQVVIELLTTEDEGIALERAMQCEQINKQRQELCEQIETEAIAYIEGKSLPWEKERVLVVVQPHWHHGVIGIVASRLVERYGVPVFIGTEEEGEANIRGSARGIDEFHIFEALVFCQDLLGKFGGHRAAGGFSLPSQNLTAFQERLSIFANQCLEPEQLKPLIKIDAQANFSQLTFELCQQIEQLQPWGIGNEFPIFWTPQVRILEQKIVGKNHLRLELLDSTSQTAIGAIAWRWGEYFPLPSSVDIAYKLQENHFKSNTTLQLELVGIRLPLNSTVISKSPTHFDYQGRIYRCSYNRQSQELKIQNDQGKVLALQLGQTQGLMGSDRATAKKVNLAQAPYAQLIALARATLSC; encoded by the coding sequence ATGATGACCCCTTCCCTACCTCGACAACGCTGGAAAATTGCCCCAGAAGATCTCCAAGCCGTTCAAACCTTGGTCACTGAGACGGGACTCTCTTCTCTCCTGGCCCAGGTCTTGATCAATCGTGGTATTACGACCCCTGCCTTAGCCCAAATTTATTGTCAGCCAGAAAACCAACACTTGCCCGATCCTCTGATGGAATTTCCAGATCTATCGAAAAGTGTGGAATTGTTGACTATTGCGATTCGGGAAAAGCAGAAAATTGCCATTTGTGGTGACTACGATGCGGATGGCATGACTAGCACTGCTTTATTGTTGCGTGCTCTACGTCATTTGGGGGCTGATGTGGACTATGCCATTCCTAGTCGAATGAGGGATGGTTACGGCATTAATGAACGAATTGTACGGGAGTTTGCGGCTTCAGGGATTCAGTTAATTTTGACTGTGGATAATGGTATTGCGGCCTATGGGGCGATCGCCCTGGCGGTAGATCTAGGGTTAAGGGTCATTATTACTGATCATCACGATTTACCCGAAAAATTGCCGCCGGCTGATGCGATTTTAAATCCGAAACTATTACCCGAAATTTCTCCCTATTATGGGATTGCGGGAGTGGGTGTGGCTTACATTTTAGCGATCGCAACGGCTCAAAAATTAGAGAAAATTAAGGGCTTAACGGAATCCCTATTAGAACTTTATACCTTAGGAACGATTGCTGATCTCGCTCCCCTCGTCGGTGTCAATCGTCGTTGGCTCAAACGAGGTTTAAAAAGATTACCCCATTCCCAAATTAAAGGGATACAAGCTCTCATTCAATTAGCCGGTGTTAATGATCAGCAAAAGGCTCTCAAACCGGATGATATTGGCTTTCGCTTAGGGCCACGCATTAACGCGATCGGTCGCATTGGTGATCCTCAAGTGGTGATTGAATTGTTGACCACTGAAGATGAAGGAATTGCCCTAGAGCGGGCCATGCAATGTGAACAAATTAATAAACAACGCCAGGAACTTTGCGAACAAATTGAAACCGAGGCGATCGCCTACATTGAGGGTAAATCCCTTCCCTGGGAAAAAGAGCGAGTTTTAGTGGTTGTGCAGCCCCATTGGCATCATGGTGTCATTGGCATTGTCGCCTCCCGTTTGGTTGAACGGTATGGTGTGCCTGTTTTTATTGGGACAGAAGAGGAAGGAGAAGCAAATATTCGAGGTTCGGCACGGGGTATTGATGAATTTCATATTTTTGAGGCACTGGTATTCTGTCAAGATTTATTAGGTAAATTTGGGGGACATCGGGCCGCCGGAGGTTTTAGTTTACCGTCCCAAAATTTAACTGCTTTTCAAGAGCGTTTATCCATTTTTGCCAATCAATGTCTAGAACCAGAACAGTTAAAACCTCTCATTAAAATTGATGCCCAAGCCAATTTTTCCCAACTGACTTTTGAACTTTGTCAGCAAATTGAACAACTCCAACCCTGGGGCATTGGTAATGAATTTCCTATTTTTTGGACTCCTCAAGTTCGCATTCTGGAACAAAAGATTGTTGGCAAAAATCATCTCCGTTTGGAGCTTTTAGATTCTACGAGCCAAACTGCGATCGGCGCGATCGCCTGGCGTTGGGGAGAATATTTTCCCTTGCCGTCCTCTGTGGATATTGCCTATAAATTACAGGAAAATCATTTTAAGAGCAACACAACGCTACAATTAGAATTAGTGGGGATTCGCTTACCCCTAAACTCTACCGTAATTTCTAAATCTCCTACTCATTTTGACTATCAGGGTCGCATTTATCGCTGTAGCTACAATCGCCAATCCCAGGAATTAAAAATTCAAAATGATCAGGGCAAAGTCTTAGCTCTGCAATTGGGGCAAACCCAGGGACTGATGGGCAGCGATCGCGCCACGGCCAAAAAAGTCAATCTGGCTCAAGCTCCCTATGCTCAACTAATCGCCCTCGCCAGGGCCACTTTAAGCTGTTAA
- a CDS encoding YdcF family protein, giving the protein MSPIVALGLWWGYQEVNRSSSQPQAIFVLGGHENRERAAAKLAERYPHLPIWVSSGSPENYVKRIFRRAGVESRRLHLSYQARDTVTNFTSLVDTMKAQGIHSVYLVTSENHMTRARLVGEIVFGSRGISLNPIAVPSQTSQESPDKCVRDILRALLWVTTGRTGETLLKPPS; this is encoded by the coding sequence GTGTCTCCAATCGTCGCGTTGGGATTGTGGTGGGGTTATCAAGAAGTTAATCGTAGCTCAAGTCAGCCCCAGGCGATTTTTGTCCTCGGTGGCCATGAAAATCGGGAACGAGCAGCAGCGAAATTGGCGGAACGTTATCCCCATTTACCAATTTGGGTGTCCTCTGGTAGTCCAGAGAACTATGTTAAACGCATTTTTCGACGGGCAGGAGTTGAGTCTCGACGTTTACACCTAAGTTATCAAGCGAGGGACACCGTGACCAATTTTACTAGTTTAGTGGATACCATGAAAGCCCAGGGAATTCATAGTGTTTACCTTGTCACCTCGGAAAACCATATGACCCGTGCTCGCTTAGTGGGAGAAATTGTCTTTGGGAGTCGAGGCATTAGTCTGAATCCGATCGCGGTTCCCTCCCAAACCAGTCAAGAATCTCCTGATAAATGCGTGCGAGACATCCTGAGAGCCTTACTTTGGGTAACAACTGGACGAACTGGAGAAACCTTGCTCAAGCCACCGTCCTAA
- a CDS encoding amidase — translation MSNFALTSALDLTQQIRRKEISPLELTHFFLNRIENFNPQLGSFSYLAAEAAIADATQKTEQLAKIRDPQQLPPFFGVPTSIKDLNTVAGMPTSYGVAGLQGNISAYDDGVVTRIKQAGFIILGKTATSELGSFPYTETPGLPPVRNPWHLDYTAGGSSGGAAAAVAAGFCAIAQGSDGGGSVRGPASCCGLVGLKPSRGRISLAPVGDYQSGIAVAGPLARTVADAAAWLDVLAGYTTGDPYWLPEPEVSFLDASRQTPTKLRLAYTFSVPPFTAVDEVCQRGVRWAIAELEAMGHHLEEACFSGEGLVESFTQIWQAGVGATGLPLAMLSPVNRWLGETIGSAGDYLQAVRQMQVLSRQIVAFFDQFDALILPVYGHQPIKIGEWADLSPAQTVERIIHWISPCPPANATGLPAIAVPVGFDEKGLPYSVQILGKPADEATILAIASQLEGVSSFPQTVPKLFA, via the coding sequence ATGTCTAATTTTGCCCTTACCTCTGCTCTCGATCTTACTCAACAGATTCGCAGAAAAGAGATTTCACCGCTAGAATTGACCCATTTTTTCCTCAACCGCATTGAAAATTTTAATCCTCAGTTAGGCAGTTTTTCCTATTTAGCGGCTGAAGCCGCGATCGCCGATGCCACCCAAAAAACAGAACAATTGGCTAAAATCCGCGATCCTCAACAATTGCCCCCTTTCTTTGGAGTTCCCACCAGTATTAAGGATTTGAATACGGTTGCTGGAATGCCGACCAGTTATGGTGTGGCAGGGTTACAAGGCAATATCTCTGCCTACGATGATGGGGTCGTGACTCGCATTAAACAAGCCGGTTTTATCATTTTGGGTAAAACTGCGACTTCAGAACTTGGTTCCTTTCCCTATACCGAAACGCCTGGTCTTCCTCCAGTTCGTAATCCCTGGCATTTAGATTACACGGCGGGTGGTTCTAGTGGTGGGGCAGCCGCAGCCGTAGCCGCCGGATTTTGTGCGATCGCCCAGGGATCGGATGGTGGGGGATCGGTGCGTGGCCCGGCCAGTTGTTGTGGATTAGTCGGACTCAAACCTAGTCGCGGTCGTATTTCCCTGGCACCCGTTGGAGATTATCAAAGTGGGATTGCAGTGGCTGGCCCCTTGGCTCGCACGGTGGCGGATGCAGCCGCTTGGTTAGATGTACTGGCCGGTTATACGACGGGTGATCCCTACTGGTTGCCGGAACCGGAAGTCTCCTTTCTAGACGCATCCCGTCAAACTCCGACTAAACTTCGCCTTGCCTATACTTTTTCAGTACCTCCCTTTACGGCGGTGGATGAGGTCTGTCAACGGGGGGTAAGATGGGCGATCGCAGAACTGGAGGCAATGGGCCATCATTTAGAGGAAGCCTGCTTTAGTGGGGAAGGTTTAGTGGAATCCTTTACTCAAATTTGGCAAGCTGGAGTCGGCGCGACAGGTTTACCGTTGGCAATGCTTAGTCCGGTTAATCGCTGGTTAGGCGAAACAATCGGATCGGCAGGAGATTATCTGCAAGCGGTTCGACAAATGCAAGTGCTTTCCCGTCAAATTGTGGCTTTCTTTGATCAGTTTGACGCGCTGATTTTGCCAGTCTATGGACACCAACCGATCAAAATTGGGGAATGGGCTGATTTATCTCCCGCGCAAACCGTTGAAAGGATTATTCATTGGATTTCTCCCTGTCCCCCTGCTAATGCGACAGGATTACCGGCGATCGCTGTACCGGTTGGTTTTGATGAAAAGGGGCTGCCCTACAGTGTGCAAATTCTTGGCAAACCGGCGGATGAAGCAACGATTTTAGCGATCGCCAGTCAGCTAGAGGGGGTTAGCTCTTTCCCTCAAACTGTTCCGAAGTTATTTGCCTAA
- the sir gene encoding sulfite reductase, ferredoxin dependent produces the protein MVTTSDLRPSKVEGIKERSNYLREPVATELLQDTTHFTEDAIQILKFHGSYQQDNRDNRVKGQEKDYQFMLRTRNPGGFIPPQLYLAIDDLATEYGNQTLRVTTRQGLQIHGILKKNLKTAITTIVNNMGSTLGACGDINRNVMAPPAPFKNKPEYGYAWEYANNVADLLAPQSGAYYEIWLDGEKAISAEEAPEVKAARQRNLNGSNTGDELEPIYGTQFMPRKFKCSVTVPGDNSIDVYTHDVSLVVITNKHGQLEGFNILAGGGLGRTHNKEETFPRSADPIGYVDKADVYDLVKAIVATQRDYGDRHNRRHARMKYLLADWGVEKFREQVEVYLGKKLGQFKPLPHWQYLDFLGWNEQGDGKLFFGLSVENGRIKNEGKFQLKTALRQVIEQYQLPMRLTANHNILLYEIDPKDQEAIAKLLENHGIVTDPNKIDTLVRYSMACPALPTCSLAVTESERAIPSINARIRKLLQKVGLGDESIVIRMTGCPNGCARPYMAEIGFVGIVPETYQIWLGGTPNQTQLARAYTDKLNVNQLESFFEPLFVYFKQDRKPQESFGEFCDRVGFESLREFSASYQPIQERKNQRRVSVPDGTFEKLKAASLAEKRPMNQIVEEALTAYFAQK, from the coding sequence ATGGTAACTACCTCAGACCTCCGCCCCTCCAAAGTAGAAGGCATCAAAGAACGCAGCAACTATCTTCGGGAACCCGTCGCCACAGAACTCTTGCAAGATACCACCCACTTTACCGAGGATGCCATTCAAATCCTTAAGTTTCATGGTTCCTATCAACAGGATAATCGGGATAATCGGGTTAAGGGGCAGGAAAAGGATTATCAATTTATGTTACGCACCCGCAACCCTGGGGGCTTTATTCCGCCGCAACTCTATCTAGCCATTGATGACCTTGCCACTGAATATGGCAATCAAACGCTACGGGTGACAACGCGCCAGGGTCTGCAAATTCACGGCATTCTCAAGAAAAATCTCAAAACCGCGATCACAACTATTGTTAATAATATGGGTTCGACCCTGGGAGCTTGTGGCGATATTAACCGTAATGTCATGGCTCCTCCCGCCCCGTTTAAAAACAAACCTGAATATGGTTATGCCTGGGAATATGCCAATAATGTGGCGGATTTATTAGCCCCTCAAAGTGGTGCGTACTACGAAATTTGGTTGGATGGGGAAAAAGCGATCAGTGCGGAAGAAGCCCCGGAAGTGAAAGCGGCTCGTCAACGCAATCTCAATGGTAGCAACACAGGCGATGAGCTAGAGCCGATTTATGGCACTCAATTCATGCCCCGCAAATTTAAGTGTAGTGTGACTGTGCCTGGGGATAATTCTATTGATGTTTATACCCATGATGTCAGTTTGGTTGTGATCACCAATAAACATGGTCAATTAGAGGGTTTTAATATCCTCGCTGGCGGTGGTTTAGGTCGTACTCATAATAAAGAAGAAACGTTCCCCCGTTCTGCCGATCCCATTGGTTATGTAGATAAAGCCGATGTCTATGATTTAGTTAAAGCCATTGTTGCTACTCAACGAGACTACGGCGATCGCCATAATCGTCGTCATGCGCGGATGAAATATCTGTTAGCGGATTGGGGTGTGGAAAAATTCCGTGAACAAGTAGAAGTCTATTTGGGAAAAAAATTAGGACAATTTAAGCCTTTACCCCATTGGCAATATCTGGACTTTTTGGGTTGGAATGAACAGGGAGATGGCAAATTATTTTTCGGTCTTTCCGTCGAAAATGGTCGCATTAAAAATGAAGGCAAATTTCAATTAAAAACGGCTTTACGTCAGGTGATTGAACAGTATCAATTACCAATGCGTTTAACCGCTAATCATAATATTCTGCTCTATGAAATTGATCCTAAAGATCAAGAAGCGATCGCCAAGCTGTTAGAAAATCACGGTATTGTCACTGATCCTAACAAAATTGATACCTTGGTGCGCTATTCCATGGCCTGCCCTGCGTTGCCGACCTGTAGTTTAGCCGTCACAGAATCGGAACGGGCTATCCCTAGTATTAATGCCAGGATTCGTAAGCTGTTACAAAAAGTCGGTTTAGGTGATGAAAGTATTGTCATTCGCATGACGGGTTGCCCCAATGGTTGCGCTCGTCCCTACATGGCCGAAATTGGTTTTGTTGGCATTGTGCCAGAAACCTATCAAATTTGGTTAGGAGGAACACCCAATCAAACCCAGTTGGCTCGTGCCTACACCGATAAGTTAAATGTTAATCAACTGGAAAGTTTCTTTGAACCATTGTTTGTTTATTTCAAACAGGATCGTAAACCCCAGGAAAGTTTTGGAGAATTCTGCGATCGCGTGGGCTTTGAAAGTTTACGGGAATTTTCGGCCAGTTATCAACCGATTCAAGAACGAAAAAATCAGCGAAGGGTGAGTGTTCCTGATGGCACATTTGAGAAATTAAAAGCGGCTTCTCTGGCGGAAAAACGGCCCATGAATCAAATTGTGGAGGAGGCTTTAACCGCTTACTTTGCTCAAAAATAA
- a CDS encoding type II toxin-antitoxin system RelE/ParE family toxin produces the protein MKNLIITLPACRDLEAISDYFLASSVDAGDRFVKAFEQKCQHLARFPYIGKSYARLKPNLRGLLLMDYIIFYQVIEDSVEILRVVNGYRDLKDII, from the coding sequence ATGAAGAATTTAATCATTACTCTCCCCGCTTGTCGTGATTTGGAGGCAATTTCTGATTATTTTCTGGCGAGTAGTGTAGATGCAGGCGATCGCTTTGTAAAAGCCTTTGAACAAAAATGTCAACATCTGGCTCGTTTCCCTTATATCGGTAAATCTTACGCTCGACTTAAGCCTAATTTAAGAGGGCTTTTGCTGATGGATTACATCATTTTTTATCAAGTTATTGAAGACAGTGTTGAAATTCTTCGAGTCGTTAACGGTTATCGGGATTTAAAAGATATTATTTGA
- a CDS encoding serine/threonine protein kinase — translation MVWAVGRTIKDGQYTIQEVLGEGRFGITYRASDRGGNSVVIKTPRDVGFKVWESERLQKLFWQEASKLKGCDHPHIVKVKELFSEGKANCMVMEYIDGMTLDRRSQKILSEKEALRYIEQIGQALMVVHSRGVLHRDIRPGNIMIRAGKPEAVLIDFGLALDFDEELTRTRTQELAAGFAPIECYSRDAKRGAFTDIYSLGAMLYELLTGKLPVNAMTRKIDHQPLISPQGFNTEISDRTSRAILWALELEADKRPQSIQAWFKKLDTNWKEEEFRPHDWVLIWTSIGATATVLGLIVTILDVPGWIKQNFNHQPIPAVSPQKSPASKP, via the coding sequence ATGGTTTGGGCTGTGGGCAGGACAATCAAAGATGGGCAGTACACTATTCAAGAAGTATTGGGAGAAGGACGGTTTGGGATTACCTATCGAGCCAGCGATCGCGGTGGTAATTCTGTGGTCATTAAAACACCGAGGGATGTGGGTTTTAAGGTGTGGGAATCTGAGCGATTACAGAAACTTTTTTGGCAGGAGGCGAGTAAGTTAAAGGGTTGCGATCATCCCCATATTGTCAAGGTCAAGGAGTTATTTTCTGAAGGCAAGGCTAACTGTATGGTGATGGAATATATTGATGGGATGACTTTAGATCGGCGATCGCAGAAAATTCTGTCGGAAAAGGAGGCTTTACGCTACATTGAGCAGATTGGGCAAGCTTTGATGGTGGTACATAGTCGCGGTGTTCTGCACAGAGATATTCGACCTGGCAATATTATGATTCGAGCGGGCAAACCAGAAGCGGTATTAATTGATTTTGGTTTAGCGTTGGATTTTGATGAGGAATTAACCCGAACTCGTACCCAGGAATTAGCCGCAGGTTTTGCTCCAATTGAGTGTTATTCCCGTGATGCTAAACGCGGAGCTTTTACCGATATTTACAGTTTAGGAGCAATGTTATACGAACTTTTAACGGGTAAATTACCTGTTAATGCTATGACTAGAAAAATTGATCATCAGCCTTTAATTTCTCCTCAAGGTTTTAATACAGAAATTAGCGATCGCACGAGTAGGGCAATTCTTTGGGCATTGGAATTAGAGGCAGATAAACGTCCCCAGTCTATTCAAGCCTGGTTTAAAAAATTAGATACTAATTGGAAAGAAGAGGAATTTCGTCCGCATGATTGGGTACTAATTTGGACAAGTATTGGGGCGACGGCTACGGTATTGGGATTAATTGTGACGATTTTGGATGTACCAGGGTGGATTAAACAAAATTTTAATCATCAACCAATTCCAGCCGTTTCACCTCAAAAATCTCCTGCTTCTAAACCTTAA
- a CDS encoding serine/threonine protein kinase — protein MVWQAGHLLNNGKYEILEVLGRGGFGLTYKARHRQLAMVVVIKTPDILQKRDTEYEDYVKQFEAEGRKLAKFSQTPHPHIVRVWDIFMEGQVPYLVMDFIQGQTLMEKVKAQGKLSEAECLKYIHQIGSALEAVHQAGMVHRDAHPGNIMIQPNGNAILIDFGIAKEIIPASSSSTDYAANPSFAPYEQIYKGSKANRQPSVDIYALAASFYYAVTGQKPTPSMERRLSNRPLKSPKEINPNLSEYISTAITLGMALEKENRPQSMSDWLQQLELPPPAVEPKYWQETINPPRSVNLQKELEAAKQKPKVNRRSAQNSIQEKLKDIPWGWLIGLFLVYGLSGYILGVNSAPWQALAVVVAGSGAVAGNPNMDWAGSVAAALSMTGVIAGSVTFMMAEVHAIKAGTQAMFGTAGWARAGPLVMAGIAASVGTAVEGMAGEKLLKYFSRFHSFLILASTSLSGLGSGWLLGFLLHPKG, from the coding sequence ATGGTTTGGCAAGCAGGACACCTCCTCAACAATGGCAAGTACGAGATCCTTGAGGTCTTGGGACGGGGCGGTTTTGGCCTGACCTACAAAGCACGACATCGCCAACTTGCAATGGTGGTGGTGATTAAAACTCCTGATATTTTGCAAAAAAGAGATACGGAATACGAAGATTATGTTAAACAATTTGAGGCAGAAGGGCGTAAGTTAGCCAAATTTTCCCAGACTCCCCATCCTCACATCGTCAGAGTTTGGGATATTTTCATGGAAGGTCAAGTTCCCTATTTAGTGATGGATTTTATTCAGGGCCAAACCTTAATGGAAAAAGTTAAGGCTCAAGGCAAATTATCGGAAGCGGAATGTTTGAAATATATTCATCAAATTGGTAGTGCTTTAGAGGCGGTTCATCAAGCAGGAATGGTTCATCGAGATGCTCACCCAGGCAATATTATGATTCAGCCTAATGGGAATGCGATCTTGATTGATTTTGGTATTGCTAAAGAGATTATTCCTGCTAGTAGTAGTTCGACGGATTATGCGGCCAATCCCAGTTTTGCACCCTATGAACAAATTTATAAAGGCAGTAAAGCGAATCGTCAGCCCAGTGTGGATATTTACGCCCTGGCGGCCAGTTTTTATTATGCGGTAACGGGTCAAAAACCGACTCCTTCGATGGAACGTCGTTTGTCTAATCGCCCTTTAAAATCACCTAAAGAAATTAATCCTAATTTGAGTGAGTATATTAGCACGGCTATTACTCTGGGAATGGCTTTAGAAAAAGAAAATCGCCCTCAATCAATGTCCGATTGGTTGCAACAATTGGAGTTACCACCGCCTGCCGTAGAACCGAAATATTGGCAAGAAACAATCAATCCTCCGCGATCTGTTAATCTCCAGAAAGAGCTAGAAGCGGCTAAACAAAAACCAAAAGTTAACAGAAGATCTGCTCAAAATTCTATTCAAGAAAAACTCAAAGATATTCCCTGGGGTTGGTTGATAGGTTTATTTCTTGTTTATGGTTTAAGTGGCTACATTTTAGGAGTAAATTCAGCACCCTGGCAGGCTTTGGCTGTGGTTGTGGCTGGGAGTGGGGCTGTAGCTGGGAATCCGAATATGGATTGGGCTGGTTCTGTGGCTGCGGCTCTTTCTATGACTGGGGTTATTGCTGGGTCGGTGACTTTTATGATGGCTGAGGTTCATGCGATAAAGGCTGGGACTCAGGCTATGTTTGGGACTGCGGGGTGGGCTAGGGCTGGGCCTCTGGTTATGGCTGGGATTGCGGCTTCGGTTGGGACTGCGGTTGAGGGTATGGCCGGAGAAAAATTATTAAAATATTTTAGTCGCTTTCATTCTTTTTTAATTCTTGCTAGCACAAGTTTAAGCGGTTTAGGAAGCGGTTGGTTATTGGGTTTTCTCCTGCATCCCAAAGGCTAA
- a CDS encoding type II toxin-antitoxin system HicB family antitoxin, whose protein sequence is MIIRAILEWDEEAKSYSATCPELNHVSSCGDTETEAIENLKEAIQLFLEPIPNHFINLNSQTDAIEILI, encoded by the coding sequence ATGATTATTAGAGCAATTTTAGAATGGGATGAAGAAGCCAAAAGCTATTCTGCCACCTGTCCTGAATTAAATCATGTCTCCTCCTGTGGTGATACAGAAACAGAAGCTATTGAGAATCTAAAAGAGGCGATTCAACTTTTCTTAGAACCCATCCCTAATCATTTCATTAATCTAAACAGTCAGACAGATGCGATTGAAATCCTAATTTAA
- a CDS encoding thiazole synthase translates to MTGTGKYPSIEAMQQSVEQSGCQIVTVAVRRVQTNAPGHEGLAEALDWSKIWMLPNTAGCQTAEDAIRVARLGREMAKLLGQEDNNFIKLEVIPDTKYLLPDPIGTLEAAEQLVKEGFAVLPYINADPLLAKRLEEVGCATVMPLGSPIGSGQGIRNAANIGIIIEEAKIPVVVDAGIGTPSEAAQAMEMGADAVLINSAIALAADPVSMARAMGMATVAGRLAYLSGRMPIKAYASASSPLTGLIV, encoded by the coding sequence ATGACGGGAACGGGCAAATACCCCAGCATTGAGGCCATGCAGCAGAGCGTTGAACAAAGTGGCTGTCAAATTGTCACGGTAGCAGTGCGACGAGTACAGACAAATGCCCCAGGTCACGAAGGATTAGCGGAGGCTTTGGACTGGTCAAAAATTTGGATGTTACCCAATACGGCTGGTTGTCAAACGGCAGAAGATGCGATTCGTGTGGCCCGTTTAGGTCGAGAAATGGCCAAGCTTTTGGGACAAGAAGATAATAATTTTATTAAATTAGAAGTTATTCCTGATACTAAATATTTACTACCCGATCCCATTGGCACTTTGGAAGCGGCGGAACAATTGGTTAAAGAAGGGTTTGCAGTGTTGCCCTACATTAACGCTGATCCCCTATTGGCCAAACGCTTAGAAGAGGTGGGGTGTGCAACGGTAATGCCCTTGGGTTCTCCTATCGGTTCAGGGCAGGGTATTCGTAACGCGGCCAATATTGGCATCATCATCGAAGAGGCAAAAATTCCCGTCGTGGTAGATGCGGGCATTGGTACACCCAGTGAGGCAGCCCAGGCGATGGAAATGGGAGCGGATGCGGTCTTAATTAATTCGGCGATCGCCCTAGCGGCTGATCCTGTGAGTATGGCACGGGCGATGGGGATGGCAACAGTAGCGGGACGTTTAGCTTATTTGTCGGGACGAATGCCGATCAAAGCCTATGCCAGTGCAAGTTCCCCATTGACTGGCTTGATTGTTTAA